The Chitinophaga lutea genome contains the following window.
GGTAGACGTAGGCGAGAACGATATTCCCAAAGTGAAATACGGCGATTCCGCCATCATAGAAGTGGATGCCTATAATAACCGCAAGTTCAAAGGCGTGGTAACGCAGATCGCCAGTTCCAGCAAAGGAGCGGCTTCTTCCGCCGCCACTTCTTCCGCCGAGCAGGTAACAAACTATGTGGTGCACATCCGCATCGTTCCCGAATCTTATAAAGACCTGGTAGACCCCGTCAACGGGCGCCGGTTCCCCTTCCGCCCGGGCATGAGCGCCAATGTGGACATTCAAACCCGCACTGAAAAACAGGTGCTGACCATCCCCATCAACGCTGTAACTACCCGCAACCCGGCAGACACTGCCAAGGGCGGCAAGGATAAAAAAGATAAAAACGAAGCCAAACCCGACAACCAGAACACCGCAGGCGGCGATACCGGTAATGAAAAGAAAGACTTCACCGAAGTGGTGTTCGTGCTGCAGAAAGACAATACCGTTAAAATGGTGGAAGTAAGCACCGGCATCCAGGACGATAACAACATCCAGATCACCAAAGGCCTGAAAGAAGGGGAGGAAGTGGTGAGTGGCCCGTACACGGCCATTTCCAGGACGCTGGAGAACGGCAAGAAGGTAAAGGTGGTGCCCAAATCCCAGCTCTTCGAAGGCGGTAAATAACCGCCGCTATATAAGTGATCGCAAAAGCCGGGAGTTTCCCCGGCTTTTGCTTTTTTGTTACATTGCATGAAATTTAGGACACGTTGAGCATGGGAAATCATATCGGTATTATTGGAAGCGGCAGCTGGGCAACGGCGCTGGCGAAGATACTCACAGACAACAACCAGCACATTCACTGGTGGATACGCAATGAAGAAACCATCCGCCACATGCAGCTGCGGCATCACAACAAACATTACCTCACCTCCGTCTATTTCGATACCGGCCTTTTACAACTGAACCACCGGGTGGAAGAAGTAGTGAAAGCCAGCGATACGATCATTCTGGCGGTCCCTTCCGCTTTCCTGCGTACTGTGCTGGAAACGCTGCCCCCCAATGCATTTGAAGGGAAAAAAGTGGTGTCGGCCATCAAAGGCCTTGTAGCCGGTACTAACCAGCTGATCAACGATTACCTGGCAGACGCATTCAATCTGCCACTCGAACAATACTTCACGATTACGGGCCCCTGCCATGCGGAAGAAGTGGCCAACGAAAAATTGTCTTACCTCACCTTTTCGGGTGTAAATGCCGCGGAAACGGAAACCCTGGCCGCGCGCTTCAATAACAGCTACCTGCAAACCATCGTCAATAAAGACGTGATGGGCGTGCAGTTCGCCTCCGTACTCAAAAACATCTATGCCATGGGTGCCGGTATTGCGCACGGCCTCGAGTACGGCGACAATTTCCTGAGCGTGTTCATTACCAACTGCTTCCGCGAAATGCAGGAGTTCCTGGAAAAATACGAACAGAACCAGGCGGGGTCGGGCAAAGAGCCGATGGTGCACAACTACAACGCCAGCGCCTATCTCGGTGACCTGTTAGTGACCTGCTATTCACTGCACAGCCGCAACCGCACTTTCGGTAACATGATCGGCAAGGGGTATAGTGTGAAAGCCACGCAGCTCGAACTGAACATGATCGCGGAAGGTTATTACGCCAGCAAGTGCATCTACGAAATCAATGCGCAAATAGGCGCGTATATGCCCATCGCGCAAAAAGTATATGCGATCCTGTGGGAGCACCTGCATATGGAGGAAGCGTTCCTGGAACTGGAGAAGGGGCTGATTTAAAGGTATGGTGCGTTGGAACATCGTGTCGGGATGCCAACCACGGCCGCTTCGGAAAATCATTGGCTGCAGGGAATCTAAAAGAACATCGCAGCCGCGATGCCGTCTGCAAAGAACTTGCCTTCGCGGGTGAGGCGCAGCGCGGCACCTTCTTCACGCATCCAGCCTTTTTCGATAAACTCTTTGCCCGCTGCATGCAGCTGGCGCTGCTTTTCGACGCCGAAGCGCTCGGCCACCGTATCAAGGTTGCAGCCTGCTTCCGTGCGCAGCGAGATCATGATATACTCGTTCAGCGCCATCTGCGGACTGAGGATTTCTTTTTCGAAAGCCGGGCTGCCTTTGCGGATGCCCTGTATGTAGAGGGCGTTGTTGGCCACATTCCACTGCCGCGACGTGCCATTGAACGAATGGGCGGAAGGGCCGAGGCCGAGATAGGGCTTACCCTGCCAGTAGCTGCTGTTGTGCCGGGAACGCTTGCCGGGCAGCGCAAAGTTCGAGATCTCGTAGTGCTCGTAACCCGCTGCTTCCAGCCAGCGCATCAGCATTTCAAAATGCTGCGCGGCCCGGTCGGGGTCGATGGCCGGCATTTTATGATGCTGGATAAAATGGTCGAGTGCCGTGCCGGGCTCCACCGTCAATGCATAGCAGGAGAGGTGTGGTACACCCAGCTCCACGGCCCTGGCCACGTTTTGCTGCCAGTGTGCGTCGCTGAGGGTAGGCCCGCCGTAAATCAGGTCGATGCTGAAATTGTCGAAGCCCGCCGCACGTGCCTGCCGCACGCATTCCTCCGCCTGTTGGGCATTGTGAGCGCGGTTCATCCAGCGGAGGTCTTCTTCAAAAAACGATTGTATGCCGATGCTCAGGCGGTTGATGCCCGCCGTACGCAGGCCTTCAAGGGTGGCTGGCGTCAGATCGTCCGGATTGGCTTCAAGGGTGATCTCCGCATCGGGGGATACCGCGTAATGCGCTTTTAGGGTATTCAGCAGGCCGCTGATCGCGGCCGGCGCCAGGATGCTGGGCGTGCCGCCCCCAAAATAGATGGTTTCCACCGGCCGGCCTTCCAGATAACCCTTTTGCATGGCCGCCTCCATGTGCAGGCATTCCACCATTTCGTTGCGGTGCTGCAGCGAAGTGGAAAAATGGAAATTGCAATAGTGGCACGCTTTTTTGCAGAAAGGAATATGTAGATAAATACCGGCCATGATCTGTTTTAAGAAAGAATTATCGCGATAATTTGCAAACCTCGAAAATACATGTGAGTTTTGTTGATATTTTTGGAACAAGAATAGTTAACAGCATAAAAACTGAATCGTTGCGTACCTGGTTGTTGTTCATGTTGATGATATGTAGCGCGCTGCCGGCATGGTGCCAGGCAGACAGCGCCCGGCGCCCCCGTACCGCCACGGTCCGGCAACAGGCGCCCAAAGTTACGGCGGATTCTTTGCATAAAGCCGATTCACTGCGGGTGGCCGACTCGCTGAAAGCCGCGGCCCTGCCGAAAGTGCACGCGTACGACACCATTCTTCAACGCCTCGCCAGAACCAACCGTTTCCTCAATACCGAAGGTAAAACCCTGCAATACGACATCAATCCGGTAAGGCCGGACCCCGGCCAGGACTGGCTCGTATACCTCGTGGGAGGCGTGCTGCTGTTGCTGGGCGTTATCCGTACGTCGTACCTGAAATATTTCTCTGACCTCTTCAGGGCCTTCTTCAATCCCACGCTCAGCCAGCGGCAGCTCAAGGATCAGCTGTCCCAGTCGCCCTTCCCCAACTTCCTGCTGAACTTCTTTTTTGCGATCAGCATGGGGCTGTATCTCTACCTGCTCATGTACCGGCTCAATTACCCGACCGACGCCATTGCATGGATGCTGATTCCCGGCCTGATGGTGCTGGTGGGGGTGATCTACCTGGTGAAGTACATGGTGCTGCGTTTCTGCGGATGGCTGTTCGGCAACGAAGAACTGATCGATGCCTATGTGTTCATCCTGTACCTGATCAATAAAGTGCTGGGGATAATGCTGGCGCCGTTTTTAGTGGTACTGGCCTTCTGTAAGCCCGAAATAGCCGGTACCTGCCTCTATATTTCAATATTTTTTATAGTGTTACTGGTTGTGTACCGGTATGTAAGATCTTATTCGCTGATCCGTCAATATCTCTCTTTCAGCAAATTGCATTTTTTTCTTTACCTTTGCGCATTCGAAGTAGTGCCGGTTTTAATAATTACAAAGGTACTTTTACTTTGGTTAACTGGTAATCCGTAAGATTACTGCTATTGTTAAAACAAGAGCAAATTACGTATGATAAAAGGCGGGCCAAAAAAAGATTTGCAGGAGAAACAACTAACGATCCTAATTTCCCAACCTAAGCCAGAGACAGAGAAATCACCTTATTTTGACTTAGCGAAGAAATTCAACGTTCGGTTGGATTTTCATCCCTTTATCCGTGTAGAGGGGGTTCCAGGTAAGGATTTCCGGAAGCAGAAAGTGGACATCATTACCTATACTGCGGTAATCTTTACCAGCAGGAATGCAGTGGACCACTTCTTCCGTATTTGTGAAGAGCTGAAAGTGAAGGTGTCTCAGGATTGTAAGTACTTCTGTATTACAGAAGCCGTTGCGTTATACCTGCAAAAATTCATCCTCTATCGGAAGCGCAAGGTATTTTATGGGGCAGATGGCACCACCAAAAGTCTGCTGGAAGTGATGAACAAACACCGGGAAAACGAGAAGTTCCTCTTCCCCAGTTCAGACAGCCAGAAAAAAGACATTGAAGAGTGGATGAAAGCCAACAAGTGCGAGTATGCCACCGCCTCATTGTACAAAACCGTTTCAAACGACGTGAAAGAAGTGCTGACGAAAACGGAATATGATATGATCGTGTTCTTCAGTCCTTCCGGCGTAAAATCCCTGTTTGAAAACGTACCCAAATTCAAACAGAACGGAACCTGCATCGGGGCTTTCGGTCCCACTACTTCCGCTGCAGTGGAAGAAGCCGGCCTCCGGCTTGATGTAAAAGCCCCTGCACCCCAGGCGCCTTCCATGGTAGCCGCACTGGAGCAGTTCCTGCAGAATCTGAAAAAGTAATAACATCACATAATTTTAAGGGAGCATTGTACGATGCTCCCTTTTTTCGTTTTACATTTGAAACGAAATGCCCGTTGCTGCTGAAACAGCAGTAATGCGCGGTGCATATTTCCTCATACAAATTCCCGAAGACATGAATCACCTGGCCAAGGAAACCAGTCCTTACCTGTTACAGCACGCCCACAACCCCGTTGACTGGTACCCCTGGGGCGAAGAAGCCCTGCAGCGCGCCGAGCGGGAAGACAGGCCCATCCTCGTCAGTATCGGATACGCTGCCTGCCACTGGTGCCACGTCATGGAGCGGGAGAGCTTCGAAGATGCCGGTGTGGCCGCCATCATGAACGAGCACTTCATCAATATCAAAATAGACCGCGAAGAGCGGCCCGACATCGATCATATTTACATGGACGCGCTGCAGGCCATGGCCGGTTCCGGCGGATGGCCGCTGAACGTGTTCCTGCTGCCCAACCGCCAGCCTTTCTATGGTGGCACGTACTTCCCTCCGAAAAAAGCCTTCAACCGCCCTTCGTGGAAAGAAGTGCTGATGGCCGTGGCCGACGCATTCAAAACCAAACGCGACGAGCTCGAAAGCCAGGCCTCCAATCTCACGCAGCACCTGCACCAGAGCAACCAGTTCGGTATGGAGGCGGTGAACATGCAGCTGCCCAAGGACGAACTGTTCACGCCCGCGCAATGCAAATCCATCACGCTGGCCATCATGGGGCAGGCGGACAAGGAGTGGGGCGGATTCGGCCGTGCGCCCAAGTTTCCGGCGTCGTTCACCATCCAGTACCTGCTGCGTTATTACCGCACCGAAAAAGACGAAACCGCGTTGCAGCAGGCTTTGCTCTCGCTCGACAAAATGGTGTACGGCGGCATTTACGACCAGCTGGGCGGCGGCTTTGCACGGTATTCCACCGATGAAAAATGGCTGGCCCCGCATTTCGAAAAGATGCTGTACGACAATGCCCTGCTCACCGATACGCTCTGTGAAGCCTGGCAGCTTACCGGCAAACCCGTATATGCGCGCACGGTAGCCCAAACGCTCGAATTCATACAGCGCGAAATGACCTCGCCTGAAGGCGGGTTCTACGCTGCGCTCGACGCCGATTCGGAAGGGGTGGAAGGCAAGTTTTACGTATGGACGCTCGACGAGGTGGAAAGCCTGCTGGGCGAAGATGCGCCCGCGTTTTGCGCTTATTACGACGTGAGCCGCCACGGCAACTGGGAAGACGTGAATATTCTCTGGGTGCCCCGCGCACCGGAGCTGGTGGCCGCGGAACTGGGCATGCAGCCGGAGGAGCTGGAAGCGCACATGGAAAAATGCAGGCAGGTGCTGATGGAAGCCCGCAGCAAACGTATCCGCCCGGGCCTCGACGATAAAATCCTGCTCGGCTGGAATGCGCTGATGATCCATGCCTGTTGCAAGGCATACGCGGCTTTCGGGGAAAAACGCTGGCTAGCGATGGCTGAAAAGGCCATGATCTGCATCTGGGAAAAAATGAAGCAGCCCGGGGCAGCCTCTGCATTCTGGCATACGTATAAAAAGGGAGACGCCCGTTACCCGGCGTTTTTGGACGACTATGCCTATCTCATCCGTGCGCTGATTGCGTTACAGGAAGTTACGGGCGATCTGGGCTGGCTGCAAAAAGCCGCCGGCATCACAGAATTTGTGACCGAACAATTTGGAGACGAAACTGCGCGTTATTTCTATTACACCGCCACCGGGCAGGCCGATGTGATCGTGCGGAAAAAGGAAGTGTACGACGGGGCGGTGCCCAGTGGCAACGCCGTGATGGCGCATAACCTTTGGCATCTGTCCGTTGTGTATGACAGGAAAGACTGGGCCGAAAGGGCATTGGGCATGACCGCCAGCCTCTCCGGGTCGGTGGTGCGTTACCCCACTTCGTTCGGTGTGTGGGCCGCCATGATGCTGCGGCTGGTGCAGGGAACCCCGGAACTTGCGGTGGCCGGCCCTGCCTACAGGGAAATGATGGATGAACTGAACAAGCTGTATGTGCCCGGCAAGGTGTTGCTCGGGTCCGATGAAAACCAGGAGAGCATCCCGCTGTTGCAAAACCGGCTGCAGGCGGGGAAAACACTGATCTATCTATGCAAAGATTATCATTGTATGAAGCCTGCGGAATACATATCAGAAATTGTTAATTTAATCTGATATTTGTTGTAATTTGCGCTCCCTTTGATATATTTGAATTTCGAGCCCAAAATTAACATTGAATATTTCGAAATAAATATTATATTTATATTCAATGCGACTATATCCTTGACAGGCAAGCCTTTAGAGACAGACCCCCAGGGCATGCCGCCATGGTTGAATAAAAAAAGCGACGGCCGGGTACATAATAAAATGTTAAAAGCCGCGTTTAAATGTGTTACGTGGGTCTGCAGAGCGGGAATTGAAAAAGTTGTGGGAAAACTAACTACGGATTAAAATTATTTATTACATTTGCTATCTTTCTGATAAACAACCAGGTGAAAAGTGTGACTAAAAAGATATATTGCGCGTGGGCCAATGCATCTGGCAAGGTTAAAAGAAAATTCGTATTCTAATGAAAGTCACCCTTATGAAGCTTAATTATTGCAGTGGGCTGATGGTTATGCTGCTGCCGGTACTGCTGGCCAGTTGCGGTGGTGGTAAAACCCCGAAAAATGCGCAGGGACAGCTGATTGGTGTTAGTCCCCGCCCGAAATACTCCCCTCCCGTACCTTATGGAATGGTGTATGTACCTTCCGGCACATTTCACATGGGTCCCAGTGATGAGGACGTGAACTATGCCTATACCGCCAGGAACAAAGCCATCTCTATCTCAGGGTTTTACATGGATGCTACGGAGATCACCAACAATGAATACCGCCAGTTCGTATACTGGGTAACGGATTCCATTGCACACGTGCTCATGGGCCATGTGAAAAACGAAGACGGGCAGGATTATGTGGACTGGAAACAGAAAGTGAACTGGAAAGACAAGGCGACCTACGAAAAGGTGGACGCCATGATCTATTCGGCGGAAGACCGTTTGTACGGCCGCAAGGAAGTGGATGTGCGCAAGCTCCTCTACCACCAGGAAACTTTTAACTGGGAGAAAGCCAAGCTCCGTGAGAATAAAGACAAACCCCGTTCTTCCTTCATCGAAAAGAAAGACGTGGCCATTTACCCGGACACGCTCTGCTGGATTCGCGACTTCTCTTATGCATATAACGAGCCCATGACCCGTATGTACTTCTGGCATCCGGCGTTCGACAACTACCCGGTAGTTGGCGTAACCTGGCACCAGGCAAGTTCATTCTGCGAATGGCGCAGTAAATTCTGGGAAGACTACCGTGCTTCCAAGAAGCAGTTTACGGAAGACAAGTTCCAGCTGCCTTCCGAAGCACAGTGGGAATATGCAGCCCGCGGCGGCCGCGAACAGGCGCCGTATCCCTGGGGTGGTTATTACATCCGCAACAAAAAAGGCTGTCTGCTCGCCAACTTCAAACCCGGCCGCGGTAACTATCCGGAAGACGGCGGTTTTTACACCGTGCGCGCCGATGCTTACTGGCCCAACGATTACGGCCTGTACAACATGGCCGGCAACGTAGCGGAGTGGACGCAGGACATCTTCTACCAGAATGCCTATTCTTTCACTTCCGATATGAACCCTTATCTGAGAATGGATATTGCCGACAATGCGCCCCCGCGCATGAAACGCAAGACCGTAAGGGGCGGCAGCTGGAAAGATATCGGGCACTTCCTGCAGAACGGTACGCGCTCTTACGAGTACCAGGACAGCGCAAAATCCTACATCGGGTTTCGCTGCACCATCGCGTTCCTGAGCAGGTCTAAAAATGACTTTAACCGTAAATAACCATTATAGGAATTAATAGCTGAAAATCACACTACTATGGCAAACCTGAAACGAGCTTTTTACCTTTTAATCACCCATAAACAATTTTAACCTATGGCTATGAATCCTAACACAGCGAAATGGCTCAACTTCTTCGTATGTATCGGCGCATCTGTCGTGATCGTCGGAGCCCTGTTCAAATTGCAACACTGGCCTGGTGCTGACGTAGCACTGATCCTGGGTCTGAGTGTGGAAGCACTGATCTTCTTCGTGTACGCTTTTGTACCGGATACAAGCGCGCCGGCAGCCCCTGTAGCAGGTGTGGCAGGTACGCCCGCACTGGCGAACATGGACAAGATGCTCCAGGAAGCAGACATCACGCCGACCAGCCTTACCCGCCTGAGCGACAATTTCTCCAAACTGGGTCAGACCGTGGACAAAATGCGCGACATCAGCGACGTGGTAGCCGCCACCGGCGATTATACACAGAAAACACGCGAAGCAGCCAGCGCCATCGGCTCTGTAACGCAGGCCTACACCAGCGCAGCAGCTGCGGTGTCTTCTTTCAACAACGCATCCGAATCTACCCGCCACTTCCACGATCAGGTGCAGTCAATGACCAAAAACCTGGCCTCATTGAATGCCATCTATGAACTGGAATTGCAGGATACCAATAACCACCTGAAGGCGATGAACACCTTCTACAGCAACCTCCTCTCCGCATCTCAGGCTATGAGCGGCAGCGTGGACGATGCTAAGAAAACACAGGAGCAAATCAGTCTTCTCGCACGCAACCTTGGTAACCTGAATACCGTTTACGGTAACATGCTCACCGCAATGCAGGGCAGATAGGTAACGCAATAGTAACCAAACAAGAGACATTCATTAAAACTTGTAATTAACTATGGCTTTACCAAAAGACCCCAGGCAGAAGATGATCAACTTCATGTACCTGGTACTAACGGCCATGTTGGCATTGAACGTGTCCGCAGAAATTTTGAACGCATTTGATATCGTAAATAATTCTATCAATACCTCCAACACCTCCATCGACAACAAAAATGAGGTGACCTATAAACAATTTGCCAAACTGATGACTACAGACGCGGCGAAAGTAGGTCCCCTCAATGAAAAGGCCAACAAGGTGAAAGCCCTGTCTGCGGCCGCCCATACCTATATAGAAAATCTTAAAAAAGAAATTATCACCGCGAGCGGCGGGTTGGACGAAAAAGGAGAAATTAAAGGAAAAGACAACCTGGATGCTGCTACGCGCATCATGGAAAATCAGAAGAAAGGCCCCGCCCTGCAAAAGGAACTGGCCGATCTGCGTCAGCAGCTGCTGGCAGTGATCAATCCGAAAGACAAAGCGGCTTTTGAAGCCAACCTGCCTTTGAGGGTGAACGATCCGGAACTGAAAGGACCCGTGAAAAAAAGCTGGACGACGTACCACTTTAACATGGTGCCCTCCATTGCTGCCGTAACCATCCTGGGTAAATTCCAGAACGATATCAAGAACTCCGAAGCGATGATCATTGACAAATTGTTGAAGGAAGTATCCGAAGACGATTTTGTGTTCGACAAGCTGGAGGCGTTCGTATCATTGAACTCTAAAAACTTTACCACCGGCCAGGAGCTGGAAGCCAAAGTGGTGATGGGCGCTTACAGCAGCACTGTAAACCCTACCATCGTCATCAACGGCCAGCGCGTGGAAGCAGAAGCAGGTAAGGCTACATACCGCATCCCCGTAGGCGCCATCGGCGACCATACCATTTCCGGCGTGGTGGAACTGATGAAGCCCAACGGCGAAAAAGTAACGAGCCCCTTCTCTGAAACCTACAAAGTAGGCGCTTCTGCGACTTCCATCTCCGCCGATAAAATGAACGTATTATACGTAGCGCTGCAAAACCCGATCTCCATCACGGCGGCGGGCGTACCGGCGGAAAAAATACAGGCTTCCATCAGCGGCGTTCCGGGCGCTTCCATCTCGAAAAGAGGTGCGGGCGAATTCATCGTAACTGTTGGCGGCACCGGCAAAGCGGTGATTTCCGTATCAGCCGAAGTGGACGGGAAAGTGAAAACACTCGACTCCAAAGAGTTCCGTGTGAAAAGCATTCCCGACCCGGCCATGAAAGTTGGGTTTGCGAAAGGCCCGACTATTAAGGCTGCGGACTTTAAGGCACAGGGCGGTTTGCGCGCTGACCTGGAAGACTTCCTCTTCGACGGTGTAAGGTATGCCGTAGTAGGTTACCGTATGGGTATCGAGCCGAAGGGCCGGGAATACGTGGAAGGTGAAGCCAATTCTGAATACTGGCCGAAAGACGCCGGTATCCAAAATGCTATACGAGGCCTGAAACCGGGCGACCAGGTTTACTTTGACAACATCAAGGTAAAAGGCCCCGATGGCAGGGTTCGTGCGATGCAGAACATTAATTTCAAGATCAATTAAAGAAAAAAAATTACTGGGCTATGCGAGCAGTAATATTGAAAAGAATCAGCTGGGGTGCATTTTTAATGCTGGTATTGGCAGCTTCGGCCGACGCACAATCGCGCCGCAGGGGTGCAACTAACCCGCCTGCCAGCAATCCGCCTGCGCAACAGCAGCAGCAACCCGTTACCAATCCCGCTACCGGTAATACGGTAACGCCTCCCGCCGCGCCTCCCCAACAGGCGGCCCCGGCCGGCGTACCGCCTTCCCTCCGGCAGGATGGTATAGGGACCCCGGTGGATACCCCGCGCAAATCGCTCCGTATAGATGGTGTTTCCGAAAGAGCCCCGAACCGCGACCGTGTGCCCATTGCATACGACCACATCCGCGAAGACGACAAGTTCTGGGAGAAACAGATCTGGCAGGTAATCGACGTGCGCGAAAAAATGAACCTCCCCTTCCAGTACAACGTGGAAGATGAGAGCGGGGTAAACCAGCTGCTGATCAATATTCTGCTCAATGCAGTCAAAAACAAGGAAGTGGAAGCCTTCAGTGCTGTGGACGACCGCTTCAGCACCCTGATCTCTTACGACGAAATCATGACCCGCCTTTCCGGTGAAGTGAGGTCCGTAAGAAGCGTAGACCCCGTAACAGGAGAAGAAAAAATGGTGGAAACCAGGGACGAATTCAACCCCGAAGCCATCAAACAATACAAGATCAAGGAAGTATGGGTATTCGACCAGGAAGCCTCCGCGTTGAAAGTACGGATACTGGGCATCGCGCCCATGGTATCCCGTATGAACGACGACGGCACCTTCAGAGGCGCGCTGCCTTTGTTCTGGTTATACTACCCCGACCTGCGCCCTGTTCTGGCCAAATACGACGTATACAACCAGAATAACGACGCAGCTACCATGACCTGGGAAGACCTGTTTGAAATGCGCTTTTTCTCCAGCTTCGTAGTGAAAGAAAAGAACGCCTTCAACCGCGAAATCAGCAACTATATTAAAGACGGCGTGATGCGCCTCCTCGAAGGGCAGGCCATCAAAGACAAGATCTTTAATAAAGAACAGGACCTCTGGGAATATTGATCTTATATCATCGTCAAATCCTGTCAACAATAATGAAGCTGCCTCCGCACGGAGGCAGCTTTTTTTATGATATATTGCAACTGTATGCAAGCCCTCCGTTCGGCCATCAACGCAGTATTACCGCTCCCGGAAGAGGAATGGGAAGCCCTGGCGCCCTGCTGGCAGCCCGTGAGCCACAAACGCAAAACCGTGCTCACCGCCGCCGGTGAAACGGAGCGGTACGTGTATTTTGTGCTCGATGGCGTGCAGCGGGCGTTCTGCATCGCGGAAAACCAGCGCGAAGCCACGCTCGTATTTTCCTACACCGGCTCTTTCTCCGGCATCATCGATTCCTTTTTCCTGCAGCAGCCTTCGCGGTATTACCTCGAAACCCTCACCCAAAGTTCTCTGCTCCGCATCGGGTATAACGACATGCACCGGCTGATGCAGCAATACCCGCAAATCATGGCCTGGGTACAGCGCAGCACCATGCTGGCGCTGGCGGGCGTGATGGAACGGCACATCGAAATGCTCACACTGAACGCGGAAGAGAAATTCCGCAGCCTGCTGGCCCGCAGCCCCCATGTGCTGCAGCTCATCCCGCATAAATACCTCGCTTCGTACCTTGGCCTCGACCCGGCCACTTTCAGCCGCCTGCTCGGCGGCATACGGCTGTAAACATGCCTGCAATGTAGGCGCTCTGAATCCCATAAATCTTTGCGCAGGCAAAGATTTATCGCCGCCGGCCACTGTACTTTTGTACCGTATTTAAAAACAAACATATGCCCGCCTTCAATAGCAAAACATTATTGCAGGAGCTTCACAACGACGTCAGCAGCCTCCTCAATGTGCTCAACTCCCGCATTATGCCCCAGCCCCGCGCCGCGCTGCTGCAACCGCCCGCACCCGGCAGCTGGAGCGTTATCCAGTGCCTCGACCATCTGAACAGCTATGGCCTGTATTACCTGCCGCAACTGAAAGCGGCGCTCGACAGGGGAGAGCACCGCGGCTTTCCCGCAGCCGCAACATTCAAAAGCGGCTGGCTCGGTAACTATTTCACCAACCTCATGCAACCGAAGCCCGATGGCGCACTGAAATCAAAGATGCAGGCGCCCAAAGACCACCGCCCCACCCCGCAACCGGATGCGGAGAAGGTACTCGCCGAATTCACCGCACAACAGGAACAGC
Protein-coding sequences here:
- the porL gene encoding type IX secretion system motor protein PorL/GldL, whose product is MNPNTAKWLNFFVCIGASVVIVGALFKLQHWPGADVALILGLSVEALIFFVYAFVPDTSAPAAPVAGVAGTPALANMDKMLQEADITPTSLTRLSDNFSKLGQTVDKMRDISDVVAATGDYTQKTREAASAIGSVTQAYTSAAAAVSSFNNASESTRHFHDQVQSMTKNLASLNAIYELELQDTNNHLKAMNTFYSNLLSASQAMSGSVDDAKKTQEQISLLARNLGNLNTVYGNMLTAMQGR
- a CDS encoding Crp/Fnr family transcriptional regulator, with protein sequence MQALRSAINAVLPLPEEEWEALAPCWQPVSHKRKTVLTAAGETERYVYFVLDGVQRAFCIAENQREATLVFSYTGSFSGIIDSFFLQQPSRYYLETLTQSSLLRIGYNDMHRLMQQYPQIMAWVQRSTMLALAGVMERHIEMLTLNAEEKFRSLLARSPHVLQLIPHKYLASYLGLDPATFSRLLGGIRL
- the porN gene encoding type IX secretion system ring subunit PorN/GldN, yielding MRAVILKRISWGAFLMLVLAASADAQSRRRGATNPPASNPPAQQQQQPVTNPATGNTVTPPAAPPQQAAPAGVPPSLRQDGIGTPVDTPRKSLRIDGVSERAPNRDRVPIAYDHIREDDKFWEKQIWQVIDVREKMNLPFQYNVEDESGVNQLLINILLNAVKNKEVEAFSAVDDRFSTLISYDEIMTRLSGEVRSVRSVDPVTGEEKMVETRDEFNPEAIKQYKIKEVWVFDQEASALKVRILGIAPMVSRMNDDGTFRGALPLFWLYYPDLRPVLAKYDVYNQNNDAATMTWEDLFEMRFFSSFVVKEKNAFNREISNYIKDGVMRLLEGQAIKDKIFNKEQDLWEY
- a CDS encoding DinB family protein — protein: MPAFNSKTLLQELHNDVSSLLNVLNSRIMPQPRAALLQPPAPGSWSVIQCLDHLNSYGLYYLPQLKAALDRGEHRGFPAAATFKSGWLGNYFTNLMQPKPDGALKSKMQAPKDHRPTPQPDAEKVLAEFTAQQEQLLRLLERAQRTNIGRVRVPISLTKLIKLSAGDTFRFLIAHEQRHILQALRALLVATGNNNTAVSMQYLAG
- the porK gene encoding T9SS ring complex lipoprotein PorK/GldK; translation: MKVTLMKLNYCSGLMVMLLPVLLASCGGGKTPKNAQGQLIGVSPRPKYSPPVPYGMVYVPSGTFHMGPSDEDVNYAYTARNKAISISGFYMDATEITNNEYRQFVYWVTDSIAHVLMGHVKNEDGQDYVDWKQKVNWKDKATYEKVDAMIYSAEDRLYGRKEVDVRKLLYHQETFNWEKAKLRENKDKPRSSFIEKKDVAIYPDTLCWIRDFSYAYNEPMTRMYFWHPAFDNYPVVGVTWHQASSFCEWRSKFWEDYRASKKQFTEDKFQLPSEAQWEYAARGGREQAPYPWGGYYIRNKKGCLLANFKPGRGNYPEDGGFYTVRADAYWPNDYGLYNMAGNVAEWTQDIFYQNAYSFTSDMNPYLRMDIADNAPPRMKRKTVRGGSWKDIGHFLQNGTRSYEYQDSAKSYIGFRCTIAFLSRSKNDFNRK
- the porM gene encoding type IX secretion system motor protein PorM/GldM, producing MALPKDPRQKMINFMYLVLTAMLALNVSAEILNAFDIVNNSINTSNTSIDNKNEVTYKQFAKLMTTDAAKVGPLNEKANKVKALSAAAHTYIENLKKEIITASGGLDEKGEIKGKDNLDAATRIMENQKKGPALQKELADLRQQLLAVINPKDKAAFEANLPLRVNDPELKGPVKKSWTTYHFNMVPSIAAVTILGKFQNDIKNSEAMIIDKLLKEVSEDDFVFDKLEAFVSLNSKNFTTGQELEAKVVMGAYSSTVNPTIVINGQRVEAEAGKATYRIPVGAIGDHTISGVVELMKPNGEKVTSPFSETYKVGASATSISADKMNVLYVALQNPISITAAGVPAEKIQASISGVPGASISKRGAGEFIVTVGGTGKAVISVSAEVDGKVKTLDSKEFRVKSIPDPAMKVGFAKGPTIKAADFKAQGGLRADLEDFLFDGVRYAVVGYRMGIEPKGREYVEGEANSEYWPKDAGIQNAIRGLKPGDQVYFDNIKVKGPDGRVRAMQNINFKIN